From Nitrospirota bacterium, the proteins below share one genomic window:
- the glnD gene encoding [protein-PII] uridylyltransferase: MTSIQAGTIKTMLEKEGAIIRNAHFSGAGGSEVVLRRTELIDRTLCNAYDHLTAAGPMPALLATGGYGRGELNPHSDIDIMFLCRDEQDRQRSLELLYVLWDAGMDVGYSVRTMPECVSLARQDIKIRTSLLESRLIAGDPAFYDLFIRTMQSGVFYWKPSAFIQEKIAERVATRRKYGGSIYLREPNIKECEGGLRDIHTALWIAFVRYRVASLGELVAKNVITGRQYAVFQRSRNFLWRLRNEIHYLSGRKNDHLTFDLQERAAKDFKYRDSAHLFAVERFMKAYFLHARNIREFTDAVVTAVLGKPSRKWFQRAQKLGPFSLSGRTLFLSSDEGCHKNAVLAMTAFEIAQNRHAVFSDQLGSLIGSCRLDDAERISAPASNVFLTILNNPDGLSETLALMKDLRFLGRYIPEFRAIQALARHDYYHLYTVDEHILLAIKNLQALWSGSFPSLTTLSDAFRGLSKRWVLILALLLHDLGKAYRNEHEHRGVELAKNILMRLSVTGVDCDRILFLIENHLVMALLSQRRELSDRKVIADFSRLVQDRENLSMLYLLTYADISAVNPTSWTQWKAALLQDLYLRTLNHLDASAQTVEEERARLTAASDRIKNAADGQFSSQEIDEFIATMPEQYLLTASTRRVLDHLSMMKKLPEEQLVIRCRHDIERGYTELTVCAYDAYGMFYRTAGTIASKNLNILRAQVFTSKNGVMIDTFQITGPEGKFFDYEEAWESVRIELRAALMSGFKLPEPSPYACTPSLPVSITPAVTFDNETSEIFTIIDITARDCVGFLYHVSKALYDLNLDIGSAKIVTEGSRVMDSFYVTNLFKKKIDDAVRLEKIRETLMKVIG; this comes from the coding sequence ATGACATCAATTCAGGCCGGCACCATCAAGACGATGCTCGAGAAGGAAGGCGCGATCATCCGCAACGCGCATTTTTCCGGCGCGGGCGGCAGCGAGGTGGTCCTGCGCCGGACCGAACTCATTGACAGGACGCTCTGCAACGCGTATGACCACCTGACCGCGGCCGGTCCCATGCCCGCGCTCCTTGCCACCGGAGGCTATGGCAGGGGCGAGCTGAATCCGCACTCGGACATAGACATCATGTTCCTGTGCAGAGACGAACAGGACCGGCAGCGTTCTCTGGAGTTGCTGTATGTACTCTGGGACGCCGGCATGGACGTGGGATACAGCGTTCGGACCATGCCTGAGTGCGTGTCGCTCGCGAGGCAGGACATCAAGATCCGCACCTCGCTCCTTGAATCACGCCTGATCGCGGGAGACCCCGCGTTCTACGATTTGTTCATCAGGACCATGCAGAGCGGGGTCTTTTATTGGAAGCCTTCCGCGTTCATCCAGGAAAAGATCGCGGAGCGCGTTGCAACGCGCCGGAAATACGGCGGCTCGATCTATCTGCGTGAACCCAACATCAAGGAGTGCGAAGGCGGACTCCGGGACATTCATACCGCGCTATGGATCGCGTTTGTGCGTTATCGGGTCGCATCGCTCGGAGAACTGGTCGCGAAAAACGTCATCACCGGGAGGCAGTACGCGGTGTTCCAGCGGTCCCGGAACTTCCTTTGGAGACTCAGGAACGAGATCCACTATCTCTCGGGCCGGAAGAACGACCATCTTACCTTCGACCTCCAGGAACGCGCTGCAAAGGACTTCAAATACCGCGACTCCGCGCACCTGTTCGCAGTCGAGCGATTTATGAAGGCCTACTTTCTTCATGCACGGAACATTCGTGAATTTACGGATGCTGTCGTCACAGCCGTTCTTGGGAAACCATCCCGCAAATGGTTCCAAAGGGCGCAGAAACTCGGACCCTTCTCACTGTCGGGCAGAACGCTATTTCTTTCTTCAGACGAGGGGTGTCATAAAAATGCTGTTCTTGCCATGACCGCTTTCGAGATCGCCCAAAACAGGCATGCCGTCTTTTCAGACCAGCTCGGATCTCTGATCGGTTCATGCAGACTCGATGATGCTGAGAGGATATCCGCTCCGGCTTCAAACGTGTTCCTCACGATCCTCAATAATCCTGATGGACTATCGGAGACGCTTGCCCTGATGAAGGACCTGCGTTTTCTCGGCCGGTACATCCCGGAATTCCGGGCGATCCAGGCGCTCGCGAGACACGATTATTACCACCTGTACACCGTGGATGAACATATTCTGCTTGCCATTAAAAATCTTCAGGCCCTGTGGTCGGGCAGTTTCCCTTCGCTCACGACGCTTTCCGATGCCTTTCGGGGCCTCAGCAAGCGCTGGGTCCTGATCCTTGCTCTTTTGCTTCATGATCTGGGCAAGGCATACCGGAATGAACATGAGCACCGGGGCGTGGAACTGGCCAAGAATATCCTTATGCGACTCTCGGTTACCGGAGTGGATTGTGATCGGATCCTTTTTCTCATCGAGAACCATCTCGTCATGGCGCTCCTGTCACAGCGGCGGGAACTCAGTGACCGAAAGGTCATCGCTGATTTTTCCCGGCTCGTGCAGGACCGCGAGAACCTCTCCATGCTGTATCTGCTCACGTATGCCGATATATCGGCGGTGAACCCCACTTCCTGGACGCAATGGAAGGCCGCGCTGCTTCAGGACCTCTACCTGAGGACGCTCAACCATCTGGATGCGAGCGCGCAGACCGTTGAGGAAGAACGGGCCAGGCTTACCGCGGCATCCGACAGGATAAAAAATGCTGCGGATGGACAGTTCTCTTCTCAAGAGATCGATGAATTCATCGCAACCATGCCCGAACAGTACCTCCTCACCGCCTCGACGCGCCGGGTGCTGGATCACTTGAGCATGATGAAGAAACTGCCCGAAGAACAGCTGGTTATCCGTTGCCGGCATGATATTGAGCGGGGATACACCGAGCTCACCGTCTGCGCCTACGACGCCTACGGCATGTTTTACCGGACCGCGGGCACGATCGCCTCCAAGAACCTGAACATCCTCCGCGCCCAGGTATTTACCTCAAAGAACGGCGTGATGATCGACACGTTCCAGATCACCGGTCCCGAGGGGAAGTTCTTCGATTATGAGGAGGCATGGGAAAGCGTACGCATTGAACTTCGGGCCGCGCTCATGAGCGGGTTCAAGCTTCCTGAACCAAGCCCTTATGCATGTACCCCGTCGCTCCCCGTGTCGATAACCCCCGCGGTGACGTTCGACAATGAAACCTCGGAGATATTCACCATTATCGACATCACCGCCCGCGATTGCGTTGGATTTTTGTATCACGTGTCGAAGGCCCTGTACGACCTGAACCTGGACATCGGCTCCGCGAAGATCGTGACCGAGGGATCGCGGGTCATGGACTCTTTTTACGTGACAAACTTGTTTAAGAAAAAGATAGACGATGCGGTCCGGCTTGAGAAGATCCGGGAAACGCTGATGAAGGTGATCGGGTAA
- the mazG gene encoding nucleoside triphosphate pyrophosphohydrolase produces the protein MKNNLNDLVELMAKLRGPDGCPWDHKQTAGSLKPFLIEECYEVVDALDEGSPDKVKEELGDLLFQIIFHARIAEENNQFTIQDVISGTIEKMTRRHPHVFGDARLATDKEVLANWEEIKKKEKGYEDRKSVLEGVPRHLPSLLRAHSLQERAARVGFDWSKIDEALPKLDEEMAEFKESLKNKDAAGIEEELGDIFFMLVNISRFLGVNPEEALRKTISKFIHRFRYIEEHAANAGRSLNDMTLDEMEALWQESKGK, from the coding sequence ATGAAGAATAACCTCAACGACCTCGTGGAACTCATGGCGAAACTCCGGGGACCGGACGGCTGCCCCTGGGACCATAAGCAGACCGCCGGATCGCTTAAACCATTCCTGATCGAAGAATGCTATGAGGTCGTGGACGCCCTCGACGAGGGGTCGCCCGACAAGGTGAAGGAAGAGCTCGGCGATCTCCTGTTCCAGATCATCTTTCACGCCCGCATCGCGGAGGAAAACAACCAATTCACCATCCAGGACGTTATTTCGGGCACGATCGAAAAGATGACCCGCCGCCATCCCCACGTGTTCGGAGACGCCCGGCTGGCCACGGACAAGGAAGTTTTAGCGAACTGGGAGGAGATCAAGAAAAAGGAAAAAGGGTATGAAGATCGGAAATCGGTTCTCGAAGGCGTGCCCCGCCACCTCCCCTCGCTTCTTCGCGCCCACAGCCTTCAGGAGCGCGCCGCGCGCGTGGGCTTCGACTGGAGCAAGATCGACGAAGCCCTGCCCAAGCTCGATGAGGAGATGGCCGAGTTCAAGGAATCGCTGAAAAACAAGGACGCCGCGGGCATCGAAGAGGAGCTCGGAGACATATTCTTCATGCTCGTGAACATTTCGCGCTTCCTCGGCGTCAACCCGGAAGAGGCGCTCCGCAAGACCATCAGCAAGTTCATCCACCGCTTCCGTTATATCGAAGAACACGCGGCGAACGCAGGGCGGTCGCTGAATGATATGACGCTGGATGAGATGGAAGCACTTTGGCAGGAAAGCAAGGGGAAGTGA
- a CDS encoding translocation/assembly module TamB domain-containing protein produces the protein MKRIVIIISIVLFVLTAGAEGYLQSDAFSRMIRPYVLGPLKELVGDDAKIGLVKAHFIPPNIEVRDISIPYAGGNEAIAIRKIKAYINPLPLFLKKIRLPSISILEPRIYAERAKDGTINLTPLIDRIRTNAARKESEGTAGFSLLLRNLSLSKGRIEYKDKMTSAQYTLSDLNVTTRVYLSQDRFTTSIKSGLIRISTPVYPEIMGKVMATMKYDRGRIHMDTAELSTTDAVFTVSGDAGLSQESPLDLKITGRSGPQTIGRFLDVLKPVKKQKDSLFEVQALVRGKLSDPVVEGNLKISAIPVREYVLRNGALSFSYRDKSVTISGSQWKLTKGGANLVIDSIDAALGASREGLEIRRLDILAGDLALHGDGRADTAKGFDALLSAASSGKGRTISILTGLPFEGPVKVTGRLSGKLDSPRFDGSLSAGPVTVRGVLISSIAGRIEYEHKKILLSSVDIAEQSSRYIFSGSVDLNGKEPVYSARLRVLRSNVVNVVAMFYKQLPLVLSATGELTFSGTAQNYSGNGHLTLDAGSAYGESFVRGAVTASLTNGRIAFPQVVLYKERGMVKATGWIGFHDGKYSADLESRGIDLSEVDRLKDLPIAGEGNLDIHSSGTFTLPVVRASLTVEALSYHQVSMGGIHAIAFIRDGVIFCKTGLPGDRVNLTMRWTLHTPYPWTADVKILTDDFDPLSMLDKKGLADRVKVAAEGVLRAQGRGLDLSTISGEAIFKKLRLFIGDYRIDNDSEVKLSVEGSKISVKALNFVGADTRFGITGWVRPMEEIDIALKGTANLSLLKLLYREVEHAAGVAEVKFGIKDTWKNPDITGELLLRNGEIKIKDIPQRFTALNSKIVFEQGRIVADSLSGEVGGGTLSASGWAQLSGLQLQDFSAKASVDNVTVRYPEGLTSTLSGELYYDGDASEQSLAGDITIIRSRYDKRVEWKSMLVDIGRGLYQKKKTEVAWIGDTQVNIRFHGENNILFQNNLAKMPLAVDVFLRGTVNHPQLLGRIEARSGVVYFRKNEFKILRASVDFVDPNRMNPVLDIQAETQVREYKIRLAVTGTAEHAVITYISEPSLIDTDILALLTLGKTGSELKGKETGVGVGEATSFATGQFQDVIERNAKRLTGLDRFQVDPYVGKSDTSVPRVTVGKELVRNKLYATYSSNVGATAPEQLFRMEYLLNRHFSVVGERNETGNNGADIKYRFEFK, from the coding sequence ATGAAAAGAATCGTTATCATCATATCGATCGTTCTGTTCGTCCTGACTGCGGGAGCCGAGGGCTACCTGCAGAGTGACGCCTTTTCACGGATGATCAGGCCTTATGTGCTTGGTCCGCTCAAAGAACTGGTGGGCGATGATGCGAAGATCGGTCTGGTTAAAGCCCACTTCATTCCGCCCAATATTGAAGTGCGGGACATCTCGATTCCCTACGCAGGCGGGAACGAAGCCATCGCCATCCGGAAGATAAAGGCCTACATCAACCCGCTCCCGCTGTTTCTGAAAAAGATCAGGTTGCCTTCGATTTCCATCCTTGAACCCCGCATTTACGCGGAGCGTGCAAAAGACGGCACGATCAACCTTACCCCGCTCATCGATCGGATCAGAACGAATGCGGCCCGCAAAGAGTCGGAAGGCACGGCCGGGTTCAGCCTTCTGCTGAGGAACCTGTCGCTCAGCAAGGGCCGGATCGAGTATAAGGACAAGATGACTTCAGCTCAGTACACCCTGAGCGATCTCAATGTGACCACCAGGGTTTATCTTTCGCAAGACCGGTTCACCACCAGCATCAAGAGCGGCCTCATCCGCATTTCGACTCCCGTCTATCCTGAGATAATGGGCAAGGTCATGGCAACCATGAAATACGACCGGGGCCGGATCCATATGGATACGGCCGAGCTGTCAACGACGGACGCTGTATTCACCGTATCCGGAGACGCCGGGTTGTCGCAGGAATCACCGCTTGATCTCAAGATCACGGGCAGATCGGGTCCGCAGACCATCGGTCGGTTTCTTGATGTCCTGAAACCGGTCAAGAAGCAAAAGGACTCTCTCTTCGAAGTGCAGGCGCTGGTCCGGGGGAAACTGTCCGATCCGGTCGTAGAGGGAAACCTGAAAATATCCGCAATTCCTGTCAGAGAATATGTGCTTCGGAACGGTGCCCTGTCGTTCTCCTATCGGGACAAGAGCGTCACGATCTCCGGCAGTCAGTGGAAACTCACGAAGGGCGGGGCAAACCTCGTCATCGACTCCATCGACGCCGCACTTGGCGCCAGCAGGGAAGGACTGGAAATACGGCGTCTGGATATCCTCGCCGGCGACCTGGCGCTGCATGGTGACGGACGTGCGGACACGGCAAAGGGCTTCGACGCGCTTCTCAGCGCCGCGTCCTCGGGGAAAGGAAGGACCATTTCGATTCTGACCGGTCTGCCGTTTGAGGGCCCGGTCAAGGTAACCGGACGTCTTTCCGGCAAACTCGACTCGCCCCGTTTCGACGGCAGCCTTTCCGCGGGTCCCGTGACCGTGCGGGGCGTCCTCATCAGCTCCATAGCCGGCAGGATAGAGTATGAGCATAAGAAGATACTGCTCTCATCCGTGGACATCGCCGAGCAGTCATCCCGATATATTTTTTCCGGCTCCGTGGACCTGAACGGCAAAGAACCGGTCTATTCAGCTCGACTCCGTGTCCTTCGGTCAAATGTCGTGAACGTTGTGGCAATGTTCTATAAACAACTGCCGCTCGTGCTTTCCGCAACCGGCGAGCTGACGTTCAGCGGAACTGCGCAGAATTATTCGGGGAACGGGCATCTCACCCTTGATGCAGGCAGCGCATATGGGGAATCCTTTGTCCGGGGGGCGGTCACGGCGTCGCTCACCAACGGCAGGATCGCCTTTCCTCAGGTTGTGCTCTACAAAGAGCGGGGAATGGTGAAGGCGACCGGATGGATCGGGTTTCATGACGGGAAATATTCCGCTGATCTTGAAAGCAGGGGGATCGACCTGTCCGAAGTCGACCGGCTAAAGGATTTGCCGATCGCCGGTGAGGGCAATCTCGATATTCACTCCTCGGGAACCTTTACCCTGCCTGTGGTCAGGGCTTCGCTTACTGTTGAAGCGCTGTCCTACCACCAGGTTTCGATGGGCGGGATACATGCGATTGCGTTTATCCGGGACGGGGTGATATTTTGCAAAACAGGGCTGCCCGGAGACCGTGTGAACCTGACTATGCGCTGGACGCTTCACACGCCATACCCCTGGACCGCTGACGTAAAGATTCTTACCGATGACTTCGACCCTTTATCCATGCTCGATAAAAAGGGGCTCGCTGATCGGGTGAAGGTGGCCGCTGAAGGCGTGCTGAGGGCGCAGGGCCGTGGACTTGATCTGTCGACGATCTCGGGAGAGGCGATCTTCAAAAAGTTACGCCTCTTCATCGGTGATTATCGGATCGATAACGATTCAGAGGTAAAGTTATCTGTGGAAGGCAGCAAAATATCGGTCAAGGCGCTGAATTTCGTCGGCGCCGACACCCGGTTCGGCATCACCGGCTGGGTCCGGCCCATGGAGGAAATAGACATCGCCCTGAAAGGCACGGCGAATCTATCACTCCTGAAACTGCTCTACCGTGAGGTGGAGCACGCAGCTGGTGTTGCCGAGGTGAAGTTTGGGATCAAGGATACCTGGAAGAACCCTGACATTACCGGAGAGCTGCTGTTGCGGAACGGTGAGATCAAAATTAAGGACATCCCGCAGCGGTTCACCGCGTTGAACAGCAAGATCGTCTTCGAGCAAGGCAGGATCGTTGCGGACTCCTTGTCCGGCGAGGTGGGAGGCGGCACGCTGAGCGCATCGGGATGGGCGCAGCTTTCCGGCTTGCAACTTCAGGATTTCTCCGCAAAAGCATCCGTGGATAATGTGACGGTCCGCTATCCCGAAGGACTCACCTCGACACTTTCCGGAGAGCTGTATTATGACGGCGACGCGTCCGAGCAGTCCCTCGCCGGCGACATCACGATCATACGCTCCAGGTACGATAAGCGGGTGGAGTGGAAAAGCATGCTCGTTGATATCGGCAGAGGTCTGTACCAGAAAAAGAAGACCGAGGTGGCATGGATCGGGGATACGCAGGTCAATATCCGATTCCATGGAGAAAACAACATCCTGTTCCAGAACAATCTCGCTAAAATGCCTCTCGCTGTGGATGTGTTTCTCCGGGGAACGGTCAACCATCCTCAGCTCCTGGGCAGGATCGAGGCCCGGAGCGGGGTCGTGTATTTCCGTAAGAACGAATTCAAGATACTCCGTGCTTCCGTGGATTTCGTTGATCCCAACCGGATGAACCCCGTGCTGGACATTCAGGCGGAAACACAGGTGCGCGAATACAAGATCCGGCTCGCGGTCACGGGCACCGCCGAGCATGCGGTAATCACCTATATTTCCGAGCCTTCGCTTATTGACACCGATATTCTGGCGCTGCTGACGCTGGGAAAAACCGGATCAGAACTCAAAGGCAAGGAAACCGGCGTGGGGGTGGGCGAGGCCACTTCATTCGCCACCGGCCAATTCCAGGACGTTATTGAGCGTAATGCAAAAAGACTGACCGGGCTTGATCGTTTTCAGGTTGATCCCTACGTCGGCAAAAGCGATACCTCTGTGCCGCGGGTCACCGTGGGCAAGGAACTCGTGCGGAACAAGCTTTATGCCACCTACTCGTCAAACGTAGGCGCTACGGCCCCGGAGCAGCTTTTCCGGATGGAGTACCTGCTGAACAGGCATTTTTCAGTCGTGGGTGAACGGAACGAGACGGGGAACAACGGGGCTGATATCAAGTATCGGTTTGAATTCAAGTAG